A section of the Pseudovibrio sp. M1P-2-3 genome encodes:
- a CDS encoding type VI secretion system-associated protein TagO produces the protein MSFFKVFIRSSLILSVCTATVLPFETAGAKTTLIEVDSDLLESCRLEADRVDRLSCFDELLGTGLTVISKETEQTSNTPAKALEPGRLEVLANEVEDLRLPDEGDWVVRYRYGTSTDLLTKAELQDYITTLKKQAKQTSIQTNRDASPEKTAALNGEKSQLTFNPSLKPNVYLTTRELPPSDVERSAALATLMISCEEDITTAAVILDDPVDLRRVSVNIRLNSKRTDQEVWRTTENGKVILAPRGLGSIKQISRWFASNRVQIDLRNEGKLKSYLFSISKLSREIKPLRASCHW, from the coding sequence ATGTCTTTTTTCAAAGTGTTCATCAGGTCATCGCTGATCCTATCCGTTTGTACGGCAACCGTGTTGCCCTTTGAGACCGCAGGAGCGAAGACAACACTTATCGAAGTTGATAGCGACCTACTGGAAAGTTGCCGCTTGGAAGCAGACCGTGTGGACCGGCTGTCTTGTTTTGATGAGCTTCTCGGAACTGGCCTTACTGTAATCTCCAAGGAAACCGAACAGACCTCCAACACGCCTGCGAAAGCCTTGGAACCGGGCCGGTTGGAAGTGCTGGCGAATGAGGTGGAAGACCTCCGGCTTCCCGATGAAGGCGACTGGGTTGTGCGCTATCGTTATGGGACGAGCACAGACCTTTTGACGAAAGCTGAGCTGCAAGACTATATCACTACTTTGAAAAAGCAGGCGAAACAGACGTCCATACAAACAAATAGGGACGCCAGTCCGGAAAAGACAGCGGCATTGAACGGTGAAAAGAGCCAATTGACGTTTAACCCTTCGCTCAAACCCAATGTTTATCTCACAACCCGCGAGCTTCCCCCTTCTGATGTTGAAAGGTCCGCAGCTCTCGCCACTTTGATGATTTCTTGCGAAGAAGATATTACAACAGCCGCCGTGATTCTGGATGATCCTGTGGATCTGCGGCGCGTGTCGGTGAACATTCGTTTGAACTCCAAGCGGACAGATCAGGAAGTTTGGCGAACGACTGAAAACGGGAAAGTTATTCTGGCTCCTCGAGGGCTGGGGAGCATTAAGCAGATTAGCCGCTGGTTTGCCAGCAACCGGGTGCAAATTGACCTGCGCAATGAGGGCAAGCTAAAAAGCTACCTCTTTTCAATCTCAAAACTCTCGCGAGAAATAAAACCGCTCCGGGCCTCTTGTCATTGGTAG
- a CDS encoding sigma-54 interaction domain-containing protein, whose protein sequence is MSECALVNHLLALSHCQSAAQLDASFASGTCALARGKALVVYTPDVTGRSIIPLLSEGGFSLQKLPDLRIGFRSIKYSCLEVLRTRPSYIELPSARLPNGDLKQVLFAERGHFRAHRVDIEAAKGKTNGKYYFFLIGEPLKQSDLEHEYSCLSQLSEAYFQLKPLVSSFEKQVQLKKDGPLLKQKEENRLEAMLSDRMVGASAQIREVRSKLAQFAPSSYATLITGETGTGKELAAKSLHHLSEYSSGPFIAENISALPEHLIESELFGYTKGAFTGADQNKEGLLHRAEGGTLFLDEIGDMRIDLQVKLLRVLQEKSVRPLGSDHPKPVNFRLVTATHRDLALEINEGRFRADLFHRISQLRIHLPPLRERTGDIGYLAEYFLKEVASRNGEQPKHLSDEAYLFLDEQEFSGNIRELQNCIINASFLAGHEPVISKAFLKASMVPQPVSAKKSTAAKSEEETLQPMDGHLTERGLKESVSQFERGILLFAYNKYAGNRREMAQYLNLPQRTLSNKLSQFKIKDQGF, encoded by the coding sequence ATGTCTGAGTGCGCTCTTGTAAACCACCTATTGGCTTTGTCACACTGTCAAAGCGCTGCTCAGCTAGATGCCAGTTTTGCGTCTGGTACCTGCGCCCTTGCCCGTGGCAAGGCGCTGGTGGTTTACACACCTGATGTAACCGGACGCTCTATCATTCCGTTATTGAGTGAAGGGGGCTTTTCCCTGCAAAAGCTCCCCGATCTTCGCATCGGATTTCGCTCTATAAAGTACAGCTGCCTGGAGGTTTTAAGAACAAGGCCAAGTTACATAGAGCTTCCAAGCGCCCGTTTGCCAAATGGAGACTTAAAGCAGGTTCTTTTTGCGGAAAGAGGGCACTTTCGCGCCCACCGAGTTGATATTGAGGCGGCCAAAGGAAAGACCAATGGGAAGTACTATTTTTTCCTCATTGGCGAGCCTTTAAAACAGTCAGACCTTGAGCATGAATACTCATGTTTAAGTCAGCTGAGCGAAGCTTACTTTCAGCTAAAACCGCTGGTTTCGTCCTTTGAAAAGCAGGTACAGCTTAAAAAGGATGGCCCTTTATTAAAGCAAAAAGAAGAAAATCGCTTGGAGGCGATGCTCTCCGACAGGATGGTTGGAGCCTCCGCTCAGATAAGGGAGGTGCGCAGCAAACTGGCTCAGTTTGCACCGAGCTCTTATGCCACCTTGATTACGGGCGAAACCGGAACGGGTAAGGAACTGGCAGCAAAGTCTCTCCACCACCTCTCAGAATATTCCAGTGGTCCGTTCATTGCGGAAAATATATCAGCCCTTCCTGAGCACCTGATTGAAAGTGAACTGTTTGGGTATACCAAAGGGGCTTTTACCGGCGCGGACCAGAATAAGGAAGGTTTGCTGCATCGGGCGGAAGGAGGGACGCTGTTTCTGGATGAAATCGGGGATATGCGCATAGACCTGCAGGTGAAGCTGCTGCGGGTGTTACAGGAGAAGTCTGTCCGACCTTTGGGGAGCGATCACCCCAAGCCCGTTAACTTTAGGCTAGTGACGGCAACCCACCGCGATTTAGCCCTTGAAATAAACGAGGGGCGCTTTCGTGCTGATCTGTTTCACAGAATATCCCAGCTTAGGATTCATCTGCCGCCACTGCGGGAGAGAACGGGGGATATCGGTTACCTTGCCGAGTATTTCTTGAAAGAAGTGGCGTCAAGAAACGGCGAGCAGCCCAAGCATCTTTCAGATGAAGCCTATCTTTTCCTCGATGAGCAAGAATTTTCTGGAAATATCAGAGAGCTACAAAATTGCATTATCAACGCCTCGTTTCTGGCGGGGCATGAGCCTGTGATTTCAAAGGCCTTTCTCAAAGCTTCCATGGTTCCTCAACCTGTCAGCGCAAAAAAGAGCACTGCAGCTAAGTCGGAGGAGGAGACATTGCAGCCTATGGACGGGCATCTTACCGAAAGAGGCTTGAAGGAGAGTGTAAGCCAATTTGAACGGGGTATCTTGCTGTTCGCCTACAATAAATATGCGGGCAACCGCCGCGAAATGGCGCAGTACCTCAACCTGCCACAACGCACGCTCTCCAATAAGCTCAGCCAATTTAAGATTAAAGATCAGGGATTTTAG
- the tssH gene encoding type VI secretion system ATPase TssH, protein MTRLDIKSLISRLNLCCTKAIEDAASLCVTNSNREVTIEHLLIGLVEQHETDFRLIMKTQDIDPEKFIGAVKATFLRFRRTESDRAPTFSPVLQDILQDAWLITSVELGQAKIRSGAILVALLSDLGRYAPFDYYNNLKDLPTDFVLRKFDDLTAGSIETVQPSHAGLEQQIGAAHAAEHESALSKFGTNFTELARQGEIDPIFCRDQEIRQIIEILCRRRKNNPMCVGEAGVGKTALAEGIALKIVEGDIPPSLADVELWGLDVGALQAGASLKGEFEKRLKAVIEEVKSSPKPIILFIDEAHTLIGAGGDKGGSDAANLLKPALARGELRTIAATTWSEYKLHFEKDPALTRRFQLIKLDEPTVEQAIVILRGLKQAYEKSHGIYISEEAISAAVKLSARYITGRQLPDKAIDVLDTACARVRAGDATQPVLLEELRQEEATLIRERDGLKRDALAVRLDEAQQERLGAIKTRLDVIGERADELEGEFNAQVELVQAYRDERNILMELLDSDEAYSQDLTDSQSKLVELRGQLEKSQTESSLVSVEVGPAEIAAIIGDWTGIPVTSMVEDDYHRLLTLAETMKQTIKGQDHALDKIESRLQASRLDLHKKGQPLGVFLLAGPSGVGKTETALEIARRLFGGEQFITTINMSEYQERHTLSRLIGSPPGYVGYGEGGVLTEAIRKQPYSVVLLDEVEKADPNVLNLFYQAFDKGELADGEGRIIDCRNIVFFLTSNLGSDQIENWFATAEEGKIPSAETMARSLNPLFAQHFKPALLARMEPIVYLPLSDEIMASIVHMRIAGLIELLRENQNITLDVTSEAIESIQKMCGVAANGARLVDQVIQQKLLPSISIEILEAGHKGAHLSEICVDYEGDGVNSFTFAAKVLEEEENSSSPEVALV, encoded by the coding sequence ATGACACGACTAGATATTAAATCACTTATTTCCCGTTTGAACCTTTGCTGCACCAAGGCCATTGAAGATGCGGCAAGCCTTTGCGTGACCAATTCGAACCGGGAAGTTACCATTGAACATCTGCTTATCGGGCTTGTTGAGCAGCACGAAACAGATTTCCGGCTTATTATGAAAACTCAGGACATTGATCCTGAAAAATTCATTGGGGCAGTGAAAGCAACGTTTCTCCGGTTCCGCCGTACGGAAAGCGATCGAGCACCAACATTTTCTCCGGTTCTTCAGGACATCCTGCAAGATGCGTGGTTGATCACCTCTGTTGAACTAGGGCAAGCCAAAATTCGCTCAGGTGCCATACTGGTTGCCCTGCTAAGTGACCTTGGTCGGTATGCACCTTTTGACTACTATAATAACCTGAAAGATCTTCCCACTGACTTTGTTCTGCGCAAGTTTGATGATCTGACTGCTGGTTCGATTGAAACAGTCCAGCCCTCGCATGCGGGCCTTGAGCAGCAGATCGGTGCCGCGCATGCGGCTGAACATGAGAGCGCTCTTTCCAAGTTTGGAACCAACTTTACCGAGCTGGCTCGGCAGGGGGAAATTGACCCCATCTTCTGCCGTGATCAGGAAATCCGTCAGATTATCGAAATCCTCTGCCGCCGCCGTAAAAACAACCCCATGTGCGTGGGGGAGGCGGGTGTTGGTAAAACCGCTTTGGCTGAAGGTATCGCTTTAAAGATTGTTGAAGGTGATATCCCTCCTTCGCTGGCCGACGTGGAGCTGTGGGGGCTTGATGTAGGGGCGTTACAGGCAGGGGCATCTCTCAAAGGAGAATTCGAAAAACGCCTGAAGGCCGTCATTGAAGAAGTGAAGTCCAGCCCGAAGCCGATCATTCTATTCATTGATGAAGCGCATACCCTGATTGGTGCAGGTGGGGACAAGGGTGGCTCGGATGCGGCCAACCTGCTCAAACCCGCACTTGCCAGAGGTGAACTGAGAACCATTGCTGCCACAACATGGTCCGAATACAAGCTGCACTTTGAAAAAGATCCGGCACTCACCCGCCGGTTCCAGCTTATCAAACTGGATGAGCCAACCGTTGAGCAGGCGATTGTGATCTTGCGTGGCCTGAAGCAGGCCTATGAGAAGAGCCACGGCATTTACATTAGTGAAGAAGCGATCAGCGCCGCAGTCAAACTCTCTGCTCGCTATATAACCGGACGCCAGCTTCCTGATAAAGCGATTGATGTTCTTGATACCGCATGTGCAAGGGTCAGGGCAGGGGATGCAACGCAACCTGTGCTGCTTGAAGAGCTGCGACAGGAAGAGGCGACCCTTATTCGGGAGCGGGATGGCCTGAAGCGCGATGCGTTGGCTGTTCGTTTGGATGAGGCGCAGCAGGAGCGCTTGGGAGCCATAAAGACCCGTCTTGACGTGATCGGGGAACGTGCGGACGAGCTGGAAGGCGAGTTTAACGCACAGGTGGAGTTGGTTCAGGCCTATCGGGATGAGCGCAATATTTTGATGGAACTCCTGGACTCCGATGAGGCGTATTCACAGGACCTCACAGACAGCCAAAGTAAACTTGTGGAGCTGCGTGGACAGCTGGAAAAAAGCCAAACGGAAAGCTCTCTGGTTTCAGTTGAGGTGGGACCGGCTGAGATTGCGGCCATTATCGGTGACTGGACCGGCATTCCGGTTACCTCAATGGTGGAGGATGATTATCACAGACTGCTGACCTTGGCTGAGACAATGAAGCAGACTATCAAGGGGCAGGATCACGCCCTTGATAAAATTGAGTCTCGCTTGCAAGCTTCCAGACTGGACCTTCATAAAAAAGGCCAGCCGCTGGGCGTCTTCCTGCTTGCTGGTCCCTCTGGTGTGGGTAAAACGGAAACCGCTCTGGAAATTGCGCGCCGTTTGTTCGGCGGGGAGCAGTTTATAACCACAATCAATATGTCCGAGTATCAGGAGCGGCATACCCTATCGCGCCTGATTGGGTCTCCCCCCGGCTATGTTGGCTATGGAGAAGGCGGCGTCCTGACGGAAGCCATCCGCAAACAGCCTTACTCCGTTGTTCTTCTGGATGAAGTTGAAAAAGCCGATCCCAACGTGCTCAACCTGTTCTATCAGGCTTTTGATAAGGGAGAACTGGCCGACGGCGAAGGGCGCATCATTGATTGCCGTAATATTGTGTTCTTCCTGACCAGTAATCTTGGCTCTGACCAGATTGAAAACTGGTTTGCAACCGCAGAAGAGGGAAAGATACCAAGCGCCGAAACTATGGCCCGCTCTCTAAATCCTCTGTTTGCGCAGCATTTCAAACCCGCTTTGCTGGCGCGCATGGAGCCCATTGTTTACCTGCCGCTCTCCGATGAAATTATGGCGAGCATTGTCCATATGCGTATTGCCGGATTGATTGAGCTGCTGAGAGAAAACCAAAACATCACACTGGATGTCACAAGCGAAGCTATTGAGAGCATTCAGAAAATGTGCGGCGTTGCTGCGAATGGGGCGCGGCTGGTGGATCAAGTGATCCAGCAAAAGCTTCTTCCGTCAATTTCCATCGAGATTCTGGAGGCAGGTCATAAGGGGGCGCACCTGTCGGAAATCTGCGTGGATTATGAAGGGGACGGTGTGAACAGCTTCACGTTTGCCGCCAAGGTTCTTGAAGAAGAGGAAAACAGCTCCAGCCCGGAAGTGGCTTTGGTCTAA
- the icmH gene encoding type IVB secretion system protein IcmH/DotU, with protein sequence MAEVAGVFAAEENMVEASNQEALPKGETPQKMKDVSPVYTQPISFPIRGNSLNPLVDASQSLIALMIRIPDVSSFSQIDHLHKDVKTEIESLELELHRQGYDRATILAHRYCLCSAIDEAVMCSKWGQESDWSERSLLALFHSETWGGEKFFIVLSRLMRDPERYIDLLEFLYLVLCLGFEGKYRVMHNGRTQLEDILQEVHAVIQRERGDSPEEIMGFADKIIDKAHYIRRQTPVSWVWIIFSVLCVLTYLGFLISINNYTGDVIEQLQAIL encoded by the coding sequence ATGGCTGAAGTCGCAGGCGTTTTTGCAGCCGAAGAAAATATGGTTGAGGCTTCAAATCAAGAAGCCCTGCCGAAAGGTGAAACTCCTCAGAAAATGAAGGATGTTTCTCCTGTTTATACGCAGCCAATCAGTTTTCCCATTCGCGGGAACAGTCTGAACCCGCTGGTGGATGCAAGCCAGTCTCTCATTGCGCTGATGATCCGCATTCCCGATGTCTCAAGCTTTTCGCAGATTGATCATCTTCATAAGGATGTGAAGACCGAAATTGAATCTCTTGAGTTGGAGCTGCACCGACAAGGATATGACCGGGCAACAATTCTGGCACACCGGTACTGCCTGTGCTCTGCAATTGACGAAGCGGTGATGTGCTCCAAGTGGGGGCAGGAAAGCGACTGGTCCGAGCGCAGCCTGCTGGCCCTGTTCCATAGCGAAACATGGGGCGGTGAGAAGTTCTTTATCGTGCTGAGCCGTTTGATGCGCGATCCCGAACGCTACATTGATCTTCTAGAGTTCCTTTATTTGGTTTTGTGTCTCGGGTTTGAGGGCAAATACCGTGTGATGCATAACGGACGCACACAGCTGGAGGATATTCTTCAGGAAGTGCATGCGGTTATTCAGCGCGAACGCGGTGACAGCCCCGAAGAGATCATGGGCTTTGCCGACAAAATCATCGACAAAGCCCATTATATTCGTAGGCAAACACCCGTTTCGTGGGTCTGGATAATATTCTCGGTGCTTTGCGTCCTGACCTACCTTGGCTTTCTCATTTCAATAAATAATTACACTGGGGACGTCATAGAGCAGCTGCAGGCTATTCTTTGA
- the tssK gene encoding type VI secretion system baseplate subunit TssK: MSLRNHVVWRDGLFLKPHHFQQQQRYLEHLVRTRIETIDPYQTGLSRLEINLENLLHGKVMLNHASGTFPDGTVFDVPGETPPPDALDVADRNVVNERVYLALPLRSNGIPEINDPLSASDATRMRFISQEVRDIAGADTEAFHIDVAQHKVKLLLEHEDRSSYTCLPIARIREKRSDGTVVLDEDFLPMATTLEAMPRLQRQLDDFVGLLKQRARQIADRLGAPGQGGVSEVTDFLMLQTVNRLWPEFRHFATIKGVHPKELYRVFAGAAGELATFTHEQRMPAAWPAFHQEEPQVCFEPVIGSLRQSLTAIFEASAIALPLTRQKYGVITSPLNDRSLLDTAVFIVAVKASVPLDKLARDFPSQTKVSSIERIRELIQLHLPGVVLQRLSSPPRHLPYHAGYTYFQLDSNSAGWKYVRDASGFAFHIAGDFPDLDMQFWAIRNERAS, encoded by the coding sequence ATGTCATTACGCAATCATGTAGTGTGGCGGGATGGGCTGTTTTTAAAGCCGCACCACTTTCAGCAGCAGCAACGCTATCTAGAACATCTGGTGCGCACCCGTATTGAAACTATCGACCCGTACCAAACGGGTCTGTCCAGATTGGAAATCAATCTGGAGAACCTCCTGCACGGCAAGGTTATGCTTAACCATGCCAGCGGGACGTTTCCTGATGGGACAGTGTTTGACGTCCCCGGCGAGACACCGCCGCCCGATGCGCTGGATGTGGCAGACAGGAACGTGGTGAATGAGCGGGTCTATCTGGCCTTGCCGCTGCGCTCCAACGGGATCCCTGAGATCAATGACCCGCTGAGTGCAAGTGATGCGACCCGTATGCGCTTTATTTCCCAAGAGGTGAGGGATATTGCCGGGGCGGATACTGAAGCGTTTCATATTGATGTGGCGCAGCATAAAGTCAAACTGCTGTTGGAGCATGAAGATCGCTCTTCGTATACCTGTTTGCCGATTGCCCGCATTCGGGAAAAGCGTTCTGACGGAACTGTTGTTCTGGATGAGGACTTCCTGCCAATGGCTACAACGCTGGAGGCAATGCCGAGGTTACAAAGGCAGCTGGATGACTTTGTCGGCCTGCTCAAGCAAAGGGCCCGGCAAATTGCTGACCGTCTGGGAGCACCCGGTCAGGGCGGCGTTTCCGAAGTAACAGATTTCTTGATGCTGCAAACGGTTAATCGTCTGTGGCCCGAATTTCGCCATTTTGCCACCATTAAAGGCGTTCATCCCAAAGAGCTGTACCGTGTGTTTGCGGGCGCAGCTGGAGAACTGGCGACGTTTACCCATGAGCAGCGTATGCCAGCTGCATGGCCCGCCTTCCATCAGGAAGAGCCGCAGGTTTGTTTTGAGCCGGTTATCGGGTCACTACGCCAATCCTTGACGGCCATATTCGAGGCGAGTGCAATTGCCCTGCCTCTAACCCGCCAAAAGTATGGGGTGATTACATCACCGCTGAACGACAGAAGCCTACTGGATACGGCGGTCTTTATTGTGGCAGTAAAAGCCAGTGTTCCACTGGATAAGTTGGCAAGAGACTTCCCGTCTCAAACTAAGGTTTCCTCCATTGAACGCATTCGTGAGTTGATCCAGCTCCATTTGCCAGGTGTGGTGTTGCAGCGGCTGTCTTCGCCGCCGCGCCACCTGCCGTATCACGCGGGCTATACCTACTTCCAGCTGGATAGCAATTCCGCTGGCTGGAAATATGTGCGCGATGCCAGCGGGTTTGCATTCCACATTGCTGGAGATTTCCCTGATTTAGATATGCAGTTCTGGGCCATTCGAAACGAGAGGGCAAGCTGA
- the tssJ gene encoding type VI secretion system lipoprotein TssJ produces MMRIRRLLHLLGTRQGGVLALMALLFLGACDAAKIPKKVAKVIADPGIAVGEPKDQPSLIDITVFSEPGANRNDAGEHVPIDVWVFQLSDDGKFFQSEFDVVTESPKKALRSTFIDLSEVQVEPGNSKTIDEVELNKNTKFIAVAGGYINYDQIDWRAVEQVKSKGELYKLLVVLGDKKIITNLHR; encoded by the coding sequence ATGATGAGAATTCGTAGACTATTGCATTTACTTGGAACAAGACAGGGTGGGGTCCTTGCGCTCATGGCCCTACTGTTTCTGGGTGCTTGTGACGCAGCCAAAATACCTAAGAAAGTTGCCAAGGTTATCGCCGATCCGGGCATTGCCGTTGGAGAACCCAAAGACCAGCCCAGTTTGATTGATATTACGGTTTTCTCCGAACCGGGGGCAAACCGCAATGATGCGGGGGAACATGTTCCCATTGATGTGTGGGTCTTCCAGCTTTCGGATGATGGCAAGTTCTTTCAATCGGAATTTGACGTGGTGACGGAATCTCCAAAGAAGGCACTCCGATCTACGTTTATTGATCTCAGTGAAGTGCAGGTTGAGCCGGGAAATTCCAAAACAATTGATGAAGTGGAGCTGAATAAAAATACCAAGTTTATAGCGGTTGCCGGTGGTTACATCAATTATGACCAAATCGACTGGCGAGCTGTGGAGCAGGTGAAGTCAAAGGGAGAGCTTTACAAGCTTCTCGTAGTTCTGGGTGACAAGAAAATCATCACGAATTTGCATCGGTAA
- the tagH gene encoding type VI secretion system-associated FHA domain protein TagH, with amino-acid sequence MRLILIVNNTVNLESGVTATCAFEASGGHIGSSKESDWQLLDREQSVDPHHVRIFARDNVFCAEPLSKKGVFVNGSNRPLPKGKQFGISDGDIWVLGNFEISAYVAFSDEDKKPSIYQREQWAGRFASIETLIPGSLSSKQDQDRISAEAILADGSASELTDGSYFQKKKNASEDNSDPLGHLDSEAEKSAPQVLDINSLFASEQTVTSKDQEHELLEDLELTPSNERESAGLDDPEAQQQFISAPKLEHISREHSPAGQTIDSEMDAYLEQLSAGGVPQAQVPHLREQEEWHGTLAGAEGDTQMVDHVVLRPLFSAMGLPIADLSLPETNRIARETGAAIKTAVEGLMKLNAMQAEKRASAHSTQLHPVEDNPIRLGERPEEVMRDLFLEQSPVYLSPSAAIEESLTQIRLHEEASQIAIDEALDTVLEALAPKHLARRFARYKGHAPRGGNTDAWHWQMYQHYYSEMKSGRQKGLMRMFEEVFRQVYDRELRARSIAEEI; translated from the coding sequence ATGAGGCTAATTCTTATTGTCAATAATACAGTCAATCTGGAAAGCGGCGTGACCGCAACCTGCGCCTTTGAAGCTTCAGGGGGGCATATAGGCTCTTCGAAGGAAAGTGATTGGCAGCTTCTGGACCGCGAGCAATCCGTTGATCCGCATCATGTGCGAATTTTTGCGCGCGATAACGTGTTTTGCGCTGAACCGCTTTCTAAAAAAGGTGTTTTCGTCAATGGTTCCAACCGGCCTTTGCCCAAAGGCAAGCAGTTTGGAATATCCGATGGGGACATTTGGGTTCTTGGCAACTTTGAAATCTCCGCATACGTGGCATTTTCAGATGAAGACAAGAAACCCAGCATCTATCAGCGGGAGCAGTGGGCCGGGCGGTTTGCTTCTATTGAAACGCTTATTCCCGGAAGCCTTTCCAGCAAGCAGGATCAAGACCGCATAAGCGCCGAAGCCATACTTGCTGATGGGTCGGCCAGTGAGCTGACCGATGGAAGCTATTTTCAAAAAAAGAAAAATGCGAGCGAAGATAATTCAGATCCATTGGGGCATCTGGATAGCGAAGCTGAAAAGAGCGCGCCGCAGGTTTTAGATATCAACTCCCTTTTTGCATCGGAGCAGACAGTGACCAGTAAAGATCAAGAGCATGAGCTGCTTGAAGACCTCGAACTGACCCCGTCCAATGAGCGTGAAAGCGCTGGACTGGATGACCCCGAAGCGCAGCAGCAGTTTATCTCTGCCCCAAAGCTGGAACACATTTCAAGAGAACACTCACCAGCTGGGCAAACCATTGACAGTGAAATGGATGCTTATCTGGAGCAGCTGTCGGCTGGCGGTGTGCCACAAGCACAAGTGCCGCATTTGAGAGAGCAGGAAGAGTGGCACGGAACCTTGGCAGGTGCTGAAGGCGATACCCAGATGGTGGATCATGTGGTCCTTCGCCCGCTCTTTTCTGCGATGGGCCTGCCCATTGCCGACCTCTCTTTGCCGGAGACGAACCGTATTGCACGGGAAACCGGCGCTGCAATTAAAACTGCGGTGGAAGGCTTGATGAAACTGAATGCCATGCAGGCGGAAAAAAGAGCTTCCGCCCACTCTACCCAGCTGCACCCGGTTGAAGATAACCCCATTCGTCTGGGCGAGCGGCCGGAAGAAGTTATGCGGGACTTATTCTTGGAGCAAAGCCCTGTTTACCTCAGCCCATCAGCTGCAATTGAAGAAAGCCTGACGCAAATACGTCTTCATGAAGAAGCAAGCCAGATCGCCATAGATGAAGCGCTGGACACGGTGCTGGAAGCTCTGGCTCCCAAACATCTGGCCAGACGGTTTGCCCGCTACAAAGGGCACGCACCACGGGGTGGAAACACCGATGCATGGCACTGGCAAATGTATCAGCACTATTACAGCGAAATGAAATCCGGCCGTCAAAAGGGGTTGATGCGCATGTTCGAGGAGGTGTTCCGTCAGGTCTATGACAGGGAGCTGCGCGCGCGTTCCATTGCAGAAGAAATTTAA
- the tssG gene encoding type VI secretion system baseplate subunit TssG, producing MASQNRTTAPYLREKIQEDARDWSFFQAVEHLQRQHDDGREVGTHLLPEEEKVLFAVNHGLGFPISDVFSAQPFLASEDELKEALPLLIEVGFLGLHGTSSPLPSYYQEVIAQYDQKGSLIKGFFDFFHNRVLGLLHRVMRKYRYYIQYKPEAQDRFSHQMFAIFGMGDEDARNSSAINWERMLTHADALASRNRSPSVIVSVVAHAFFHQSVEVEEWVQRKVDIPEDQRSSLGQSNMVLGENAIAGERVPDISSKFNIYLKNLKFNRFKDFLPHGRDYKPLRDLIDFMLRDQHAYDIKLGLAEGEAIPVTLNKDCESRLGWSSFLGGSEAEARDVLITARL from the coding sequence ATGGCCAGCCAAAATCGGACGACAGCCCCTTATCTAAGGGAGAAAATTCAAGAGGACGCCCGCGATTGGTCATTTTTTCAGGCCGTCGAACACTTGCAGCGTCAGCATGACGACGGGCGGGAAGTTGGAACTCATCTCCTGCCAGAGGAGGAGAAGGTTCTGTTTGCCGTAAATCACGGTCTGGGCTTTCCGATTTCCGACGTTTTTTCCGCGCAGCCCTTCCTCGCGAGCGAGGACGAGCTCAAAGAGGCACTGCCGCTGCTGATTGAAGTGGGCTTCTTGGGCCTGCATGGCACCAGCTCTCCCTTACCCTCCTATTATCAGGAGGTCATTGCCCAATACGATCAAAAGGGGTCGTTGATTAAGGGCTTTTTTGACTTCTTTCATAATCGGGTTCTTGGTTTGCTGCATCGCGTGATGCGCAAGTACCGCTATTACATTCAGTATAAGCCAGAGGCTCAGGACCGTTTTTCCCACCAGATGTTTGCCATTTTCGGGATGGGAGATGAAGACGCTCGCAATTCCTCCGCAATCAATTGGGAGCGGATGCTTACCCATGCGGATGCCCTAGCTTCAAGAAACCGCTCGCCTAGCGTAATTGTGAGCGTTGTTGCCCATGCTTTCTTCCATCAAAGCGTGGAGGTTGAAGAGTGGGTCCAGCGCAAGGTGGATATCCCGGAGGATCAGCGCTCAAGCTTGGGTCAAAGCAATATGGTGCTGGGAGAAAATGCCATTGCCGGAGAGCGCGTACCGGACATTTCCAGCAAATTCAATATCTACCTGAAGAACCTGAAGTTCAATCGCTTCAAGGATTTTCTTCCTCATGGGCGGGATTATAAGCCATTGAGAGACCTCATAGATTTCATGCTGCGCGATCAGCACGCCTATGACATCAAGCTGGGGTTAGCAGAAGGTGAGGCCATTCCAGTTACCTTGAATAAGGACTGTGAAAGCCGTTTGGGCTGGTCTTCATTTCTGGGAGGCAGCGAGGCAGAGGCCCGTGATGTGCTTATAACGGCGCGTTTGTAG